A region of Rhinoraja longicauda isolate Sanriku21f chromosome 31, sRhiLon1.1, whole genome shotgun sequence DNA encodes the following proteins:
- the LOC144608502 gene encoding tubulin beta-4 chain-like isoform X4, which produces MREIVHIQAGQCGNQIGSKFWEVISDEHGVDPTGIYRGESDLQLERINVYFNEATGGKFVPRAILVDLEPSTMDSVRSGPFGQIFRPDNFVFGHSGASNNWAKGHYTEGAELADSIMDVVRKEAEGCDCLQGFQLTHSLGGGSGAGMGTLILNKIREEYPDRMMLSFSIIPSPKVSDVVVEPYNATLSIHQLIEDTDETFIGNTTAIQELFKRIGEQFSAMFRRKAFLHWYTGEGMDDSEFTDAEADMLDLIAEYQYYQEVKVHEQAEYYVDENEEEP; this is translated from the exons ATGCGGGAGATCGTGCATATTCAGGCCGGCCAGTGCGGTAACCAGATAGGGAGCAAG TTCTGGGAAGTCATCAGTGATGAGCATGGTGTTGATCCCACAGGAATATACCGTGGAGAGAGCGATCTACAGCTCGAGAGAATTAATGTCTATTTCAATGAGGCCACAG GTGGTAAATTTGTGCCTCGTGCTATACTTGTGGACCTGGAACCTAGTACTATGGACTCTGTTCGTTCTGGGCCTTTTGGGCAGATTTTCAGACCTGATAACTTTGTGTTTG GGCACAGTGGTGCCTCCAACAACTGGGCCAAAGGCCACTACACTGAAGGCGCTGAACTGGCCGACTCTATTATGGATGTGGTGAggaaggaggccgaggggtgtgACTGTCTCCAGGGATTTCAACTCACTCATTCACTGGGTGGTGGTAGTGGTGCTGGCATGGGCACTCTCATCCTTAACAAGATTCGTGAAGAATACCCTGACAGAATGATGCTATCTTTCAGTATTATTCCATCACCCAAAGTATCAGATGTTGTAGTTGAACCGTATAATGCTACCCTGTCAATTCACCAGCTCATTGAGGATACAGATGAGAC TTTCATCGGCAACACGACAGCCATCCAGGAGCTGTTCAAGCGCATTGGTGAGCAGTTCTCTGCCATGTTTCGCAGGAAAGCCTTCTTGCACTGGTACACCGGCGAGGGAATGGACGACTCTGAGTTCACCGACGCTGAGGCCGACATGCTTGACCTGATAGCTGAGTATCAGTATTACCAGGAAGTTAAAGTTCATGAACAAGCTGAGTATTATGTCGATGAAAATGAAGAGGAGCCCTGA
- the LOC144608502 gene encoding tubulin beta-4B chain-like isoform X5 produces the protein MREIVHIQAGQCGNQIGSKFWEVISDEHGVDPTGIYRGESDLQLERINVYFNEATGGKFVPRAILVDLEPSTMDSVRSGPFGQIFRPDNFVFGHSGASNNWAKGHYTEGAELADSIMDVVRKEAEGCDCLQGFQLTHSLAIQELFKRIGEQFSAMFRRKAFLHWYTGEGMDDSEFTDAEADMLDLIAEYQYYQEVKVHEQAEYYVDENEEEP, from the exons ATGCGGGAGATCGTGCATATTCAGGCCGGCCAGTGCGGTAACCAGATAGGGAGCAAG TTCTGGGAAGTCATCAGTGATGAGCATGGTGTTGATCCCACAGGAATATACCGTGGAGAGAGCGATCTACAGCTCGAGAGAATTAATGTCTATTTCAATGAGGCCACAG GTGGTAAATTTGTGCCTCGTGCTATACTTGTGGACCTGGAACCTAGTACTATGGACTCTGTTCGTTCTGGGCCTTTTGGGCAGATTTTCAGACCTGATAACTTTGTGTTTG GGCACAGTGGTGCCTCCAACAACTGGGCCAAAGGCCACTACACTGAAGGCGCTGAACTGGCCGACTCTATTATGGATGTGGTGAggaaggaggccgaggggtgtgACTGTCTCCAGGGATTTCAACTCACTCATTCACTGG CCATCCAGGAGCTGTTCAAGCGCATTGGTGAGCAGTTCTCTGCCATGTTTCGCAGGAAAGCCTTCTTGCACTGGTACACCGGCGAGGGAATGGACGACTCTGAGTTCACCGACGCTGAGGCCGACATGCTTGACCTGATAGCTGAGTATCAGTATTACCAGGAAGTTAAAGTTCATGAACAAGCTGAGTATTATGTCGATGAAAATGAAGAGGAGCCCTGA
- the LOC144608502 gene encoding tubulin beta-4 chain-like isoform X1 — MREIVHIQAGQCGNQIGSKFWEVISDEHGVDPTGIYRGESDLQLERINVYFNEATGGKFVPRAILVDLEPSTMDSVRSGPFGQIFRPDNFVFGHSGASNNWAKGHYTEGAELADSIMDVVRKEAEGCDCLQGFQLTHSLGGGSGAGMGTLILNKIREEYPDRMMLSFSIIPSPKVSDVVVEPYNATLSIHQLIEDTDETFCIDNEALHDICFRTLKLTSPTYGDMNHLISATMSGVTTCLRFPGQLNADLRKLAVNMVPFPRLHFFVPGFAPLTSRGSQQYRALTVPELTKQMFDAKNMMAACDPRHGRYLTVAAIFRGRMSMKEVDEQMLNVQNKNSPYFVEWIPNNVKTAVCDIPPRGLKMSSTFIGNTTAIQELFKRIGEQFSAMFRRKAFLHWYTGEGMDDSEFTDAEADMLDLIAEYQYYQEVKVHEQAEYYVDENEEEP; from the exons ATGCGGGAGATCGTGCATATTCAGGCCGGCCAGTGCGGTAACCAGATAGGGAGCAAG TTCTGGGAAGTCATCAGTGATGAGCATGGTGTTGATCCCACAGGAATATACCGTGGAGAGAGCGATCTACAGCTCGAGAGAATTAATGTCTATTTCAATGAGGCCACAG GTGGTAAATTTGTGCCTCGTGCTATACTTGTGGACCTGGAACCTAGTACTATGGACTCTGTTCGTTCTGGGCCTTTTGGGCAGATTTTCAGACCTGATAACTTTGTGTTTG GGCACAGTGGTGCCTCCAACAACTGGGCCAAAGGCCACTACACTGAAGGCGCTGAACTGGCCGACTCTATTATGGATGTGGTGAggaaggaggccgaggggtgtgACTGTCTCCAGGGATTTCAACTCACTCATTCACTGGGTGGTGGTAGTGGTGCTGGCATGGGCACTCTCATCCTTAACAAGATTCGTGAAGAATACCCTGACAGAATGATGCTATCTTTCAGTATTATTCCATCACCCAAAGTATCAGATGTTGTAGTTGAACCGTATAATGCTACCCTGTCAATTCACCAGCTCATTGAGGATACAGATGAGACATTTTGCATTGATAATGAAGCTCTCCACGATATCTGTTTCCGAACTCTCAAACTTACCAGCCCCACGTATGGTGACATGAACCATTTAATATCAGCCACAATGAGTGGTGtaaccacctgcctgcgcttcccTGGCCAGCTCAACGCTGACCTCCGTAAACTAGCAGTGAACATGGTCCCCTTCCCTCGCCTGCACTTTTTTGTGCCCGGCTTTGCTCCTCTGACCAGCCGTGGTAGCCAGCAGTACCGCGCCCTCACTGTGCCCGAGCTCACCAAGCAGATGTTCGATGCCAAAAACATGATGGCGGCCTGCGACCCTCGGCACGGCCGCTACCTGACCGTTGCCGCTATTTTCCGGGGCCGTATGTCCATGAAAGAAGTGGATGAACAGATGCTGAACGTGCAGAATAAAAACAGCCCATACTTTGTGGAGTGGATCCCGAACAACGTCAAGACGGCTGTGTGCGATATCCCACCCCGAGGACTCAAGATGTCCTCCACTTTCATCGGCAACACGACAGCCATCCAGGAGCTGTTCAAGCGCATTGGTGAGCAGTTCTCTGCCATGTTTCGCAGGAAAGCCTTCTTGCACTGGTACACCGGCGAGGGAATGGACGACTCTGAGTTCACCGACGCTGAGGCCGACATGCTTGACCTGATAGCTGAGTATCAGTATTACCAGGAAGTTAAAGTTCATGAACAAGCTGAGTATTATGTCGATGAAAATGAAGAGGAGCCCTGA
- the LOC144608502 gene encoding tubulin beta-2B chain-like isoform X2, with translation MREIVHIQAGQCGNQIGSKFWEVISDEHGVDPTGIYRGESDLQLERINVYFNEATGHSGASNNWAKGHYTEGAELADSIMDVVRKEAEGCDCLQGFQLTHSLGGGSGAGMGTLILNKIREEYPDRMMLSFSIIPSPKVSDVVVEPYNATLSIHQLIEDTDETFCIDNEALHDICFRTLKLTSPTYGDMNHLISATMSGVTTCLRFPGQLNADLRKLAVNMVPFPRLHFFVPGFAPLTSRGSQQYRALTVPELTKQMFDAKNMMAACDPRHGRYLTVAAIFRGRMSMKEVDEQMLNVQNKNSPYFVEWIPNNVKTAVCDIPPRGLKMSSTFIGNTTAIQELFKRIGEQFSAMFRRKAFLHWYTGEGMDDSEFTDAEADMLDLIAEYQYYQEVKVHEQAEYYVDENEEEP, from the exons ATGCGGGAGATCGTGCATATTCAGGCCGGCCAGTGCGGTAACCAGATAGGGAGCAAG TTCTGGGAAGTCATCAGTGATGAGCATGGTGTTGATCCCACAGGAATATACCGTGGAGAGAGCGATCTACAGCTCGAGAGAATTAATGTCTATTTCAATGAGGCCACAG GGCACAGTGGTGCCTCCAACAACTGGGCCAAAGGCCACTACACTGAAGGCGCTGAACTGGCCGACTCTATTATGGATGTGGTGAggaaggaggccgaggggtgtgACTGTCTCCAGGGATTTCAACTCACTCATTCACTGGGTGGTGGTAGTGGTGCTGGCATGGGCACTCTCATCCTTAACAAGATTCGTGAAGAATACCCTGACAGAATGATGCTATCTTTCAGTATTATTCCATCACCCAAAGTATCAGATGTTGTAGTTGAACCGTATAATGCTACCCTGTCAATTCACCAGCTCATTGAGGATACAGATGAGACATTTTGCATTGATAATGAAGCTCTCCACGATATCTGTTTCCGAACTCTCAAACTTACCAGCCCCACGTATGGTGACATGAACCATTTAATATCAGCCACAATGAGTGGTGtaaccacctgcctgcgcttcccTGGCCAGCTCAACGCTGACCTCCGTAAACTAGCAGTGAACATGGTCCCCTTCCCTCGCCTGCACTTTTTTGTGCCCGGCTTTGCTCCTCTGACCAGCCGTGGTAGCCAGCAGTACCGCGCCCTCACTGTGCCCGAGCTCACCAAGCAGATGTTCGATGCCAAAAACATGATGGCGGCCTGCGACCCTCGGCACGGCCGCTACCTGACCGTTGCCGCTATTTTCCGGGGCCGTATGTCCATGAAAGAAGTGGATGAACAGATGCTGAACGTGCAGAATAAAAACAGCCCATACTTTGTGGAGTGGATCCCGAACAACGTCAAGACGGCTGTGTGCGATATCCCACCCCGAGGACTCAAGATGTCCTCCACTTTCATCGGCAACACGACAGCCATCCAGGAGCTGTTCAAGCGCATTGGTGAGCAGTTCTCTGCCATGTTTCGCAGGAAAGCCTTCTTGCACTGGTACACCGGCGAGGGAATGGACGACTCTGAGTTCACCGACGCTGAGGCCGACATGCTTGACCTGATAGCTGAGTATCAGTATTACCAGGAAGTTAAAGTTCATGAACAAGCTGAGTATTATGTCGATGAAAATGAAGAGGAGCCCTGA
- the LOC144608502 gene encoding tubulin beta-2B chain-like isoform X3 — translation MREIVHIQAGQCGKFVPRAILVDLEPSTMDSVRSGPFGQIFRPDNFVFGHSGASNNWAKGHYTEGAELADSIMDVVRKEAEGCDCLQGFQLTHSLGGGSGAGMGTLILNKIREEYPDRMMLSFSIIPSPKVSDVVVEPYNATLSIHQLIEDTDETFCIDNEALHDICFRTLKLTSPTYGDMNHLISATMSGVTTCLRFPGQLNADLRKLAVNMVPFPRLHFFVPGFAPLTSRGSQQYRALTVPELTKQMFDAKNMMAACDPRHGRYLTVAAIFRGRMSMKEVDEQMLNVQNKNSPYFVEWIPNNVKTAVCDIPPRGLKMSSTFIGNTTAIQELFKRIGEQFSAMFRRKAFLHWYTGEGMDDSEFTDAEADMLDLIAEYQYYQEVKVHEQAEYYVDENEEEP, via the exons ATGCGGGAGATCGTGCATATTCAGGCCGGCCAGT GTGGTAAATTTGTGCCTCGTGCTATACTTGTGGACCTGGAACCTAGTACTATGGACTCTGTTCGTTCTGGGCCTTTTGGGCAGATTTTCAGACCTGATAACTTTGTGTTTG GGCACAGTGGTGCCTCCAACAACTGGGCCAAAGGCCACTACACTGAAGGCGCTGAACTGGCCGACTCTATTATGGATGTGGTGAggaaggaggccgaggggtgtgACTGTCTCCAGGGATTTCAACTCACTCATTCACTGGGTGGTGGTAGTGGTGCTGGCATGGGCACTCTCATCCTTAACAAGATTCGTGAAGAATACCCTGACAGAATGATGCTATCTTTCAGTATTATTCCATCACCCAAAGTATCAGATGTTGTAGTTGAACCGTATAATGCTACCCTGTCAATTCACCAGCTCATTGAGGATACAGATGAGACATTTTGCATTGATAATGAAGCTCTCCACGATATCTGTTTCCGAACTCTCAAACTTACCAGCCCCACGTATGGTGACATGAACCATTTAATATCAGCCACAATGAGTGGTGtaaccacctgcctgcgcttcccTGGCCAGCTCAACGCTGACCTCCGTAAACTAGCAGTGAACATGGTCCCCTTCCCTCGCCTGCACTTTTTTGTGCCCGGCTTTGCTCCTCTGACCAGCCGTGGTAGCCAGCAGTACCGCGCCCTCACTGTGCCCGAGCTCACCAAGCAGATGTTCGATGCCAAAAACATGATGGCGGCCTGCGACCCTCGGCACGGCCGCTACCTGACCGTTGCCGCTATTTTCCGGGGCCGTATGTCCATGAAAGAAGTGGATGAACAGATGCTGAACGTGCAGAATAAAAACAGCCCATACTTTGTGGAGTGGATCCCGAACAACGTCAAGACGGCTGTGTGCGATATCCCACCCCGAGGACTCAAGATGTCCTCCACTTTCATCGGCAACACGACAGCCATCCAGGAGCTGTTCAAGCGCATTGGTGAGCAGTTCTCTGCCATGTTTCGCAGGAAAGCCTTCTTGCACTGGTACACCGGCGAGGGAATGGACGACTCTGAGTTCACCGACGCTGAGGCCGACATGCTTGACCTGATAGCTGAGTATCAGTATTACCAGGAAGTTAAAGTTCATGAACAAGCTGAGTATTATGTCGATGAAAATGAAGAGGAGCCCTGA